One Nitrospiraceae bacterium genomic region harbors:
- a CDS encoding ATP-binding protein, producing the protein MIKQHRIVLAIAATVFLAIVVLEAVAPANIVGAYGLVLPILLVATLRSRTLMLVTVVACLAATYLGLMQPTKPGRFQAAVINRTVVAGVLLVVAYIGMTWEERKAREEAARAALAHQTEDLLRANAQLVEVKDQLNRSERLAAVGQMVASVAHEVGTPLHSIAWHVQALGEEAGVTPDMKKRVSVIEDQLGRVVRIIQDLLSSTRQRKPEATWVPVEQVIHPVVALMEPAFHAKGVGLTVERTGSLPLVWADAEKIHQVLVNLLTNALAATPTAGSVVVGGGTRSPSAEELESGRRMADAMTTMVTITVRDTGCGMPPEDVEKAFEPFFTTKAVGTGTGLGLFLSREIVVAHGGLLSLESTIGRGTAVTISLPGLLSDSVPVA; encoded by the coding sequence ATGATCAAACAACATCGTATCGTGTTGGCGATTGCGGCGACGGTGTTTCTCGCGATCGTCGTTCTGGAAGCCGTGGCGCCGGCGAATATCGTCGGGGCCTACGGCCTGGTGTTGCCGATTCTTCTGGTCGCGACGCTGCGTAGTCGCACACTGATGTTGGTGACTGTCGTGGCCTGTCTTGCCGCAACATACCTCGGCTTGATGCAACCTACCAAACCGGGCCGGTTCCAAGCCGCTGTGATCAATCGCACCGTGGTCGCGGGCGTTCTCCTGGTTGTGGCCTACATCGGAATGACGTGGGAAGAACGGAAGGCGCGGGAAGAGGCGGCACGGGCGGCGCTCGCCCACCAGACGGAGGATTTGCTTCGGGCGAATGCCCAACTCGTCGAGGTGAAGGATCAATTGAATCGATCCGAGCGGTTGGCTGCTGTCGGCCAGATGGTTGCCTCTGTGGCGCATGAAGTGGGCACGCCTCTTCACTCGATTGCCTGGCATGTGCAGGCATTGGGTGAGGAAGCAGGCGTGACACCGGATATGAAGAAACGGGTGTCCGTCATCGAGGACCAACTCGGTCGGGTCGTCCGTATCATCCAAGACCTCCTCTCTTCGACCAGACAGCGAAAGCCGGAGGCGACCTGGGTTCCGGTGGAGCAAGTGATCCATCCGGTGGTCGCCCTGATGGAGCCGGCGTTTCATGCAAAGGGTGTGGGCCTGACGGTTGAGCGGACCGGATCGTTGCCTCTCGTGTGGGCCGATGCGGAAAAGATTCATCAGGTCCTGGTGAATCTGCTGACGAATGCGCTCGCGGCTACTCCGACGGCGGGATCGGTCGTTGTCGGAGGAGGAACCAGGTCGCCGTCCGCTGAAGAACTTGAGAGCGGCAGGCGGATGGCCGATGCCATGACGACGATGGTGACAATCACCGTGCGTGACACGGGCTGCGGGATGCCGCCTGAGGATGTGGAAAAAGCCTTCGAGCCGTTTTTTACGACCAAGGCGGTTGGCACCGGAACAGGCTTAGGGTTATTCTTGAGCCGGGAGATCGTGGTCGCGCACGGGGGCCTGTTGTCGCTGGAAAGCACCATCGGCAGGGGTACCGCCGTGACTATTTCTCTGCCGGGATTACTCTCTGATTCAGTCCCTGTCGCATGA
- the malQ gene encoding 4-alpha-glucanotransferase: MFDPTGNSLLSQLAEQVGIQPDYHDIAGVKHVTSDETKRAILTAMGFRVDSEEALATALREWEEREWRQACEPVLVIREGQAGVKLVCTLALDDGKESISLLQWTVRDEHGADVQSGHLGPGLTPVDVRFLEGRRHIRVDVPAPEGLSFGYYDMTVRGDGLVGGGLATARLIVAPRHCYLPLIFEGHFRVWGLALQLYSLSSDRNWGCGDFTDLGKIISWAGETLGASVIGLNPLHALRNRAPHHISPYSPVSRLYLNDLYIDLERLPEFWGSDEAQRRYQSPEFQAKLKTWREDRRVDYEAIAAAKRSMLDLAYRQFLKEGYTGEEPDLKPQTPRAWLLERFIQAEGEPLELFATFQTIEEERRMLRAPSSVWPDWPKQLLSPGVAVREYGRRHRKRVRFHQYVQWVAAEQLGELKRQTGQIPMPVGLYHDLALGTDRTGADVWMYQQIFALGADCGAPPDALGPEGQNWGLPPIDPHRLRATRYDMFIRILRNNLRFGGAIRLDHVMALFRLFWIPRGQPARTGAYVHYPFEELLAIVALESVRAKAVVIGEDLGTVPDWIREHLAHAKILSYCVFYFEQSWDGSWKTPAQYPAQALAVVGTHDLPTLTGYWSGEDLRVRAGLGAFADEAARRKAWEERDREKTIILGALKREGLLPDGMTENGATVPMMTPELCRAIHTYLAKTPSWIVIANLEDAFGDLSQTNVPGTVESHPNWSRKYSIQVGELVRDDQLGQLGDALRSVRPLM; encoded by the coding sequence ATGTTTGATCCGACAGGGAATTCCCTTCTGAGCCAGCTTGCCGAACAGGTGGGCATCCAGCCGGACTATCACGACATCGCCGGGGTCAAGCACGTCACGAGCGATGAGACGAAGCGCGCCATCCTCACCGCGATGGGATTTCGTGTCGATTCGGAGGAAGCGTTGGCGACGGCCCTGCGGGAGTGGGAGGAGCGTGAGTGGCGTCAGGCTTGCGAGCCGGTGCTCGTCATTCGAGAGGGACAGGCGGGAGTCAAGTTAGTCTGCACTCTCGCTCTTGATGATGGGAAGGAGTCCATCAGTCTACTCCAGTGGACGGTGCGTGACGAGCATGGTGCCGACGTTCAGAGCGGTCACCTTGGTCCTGGGCTCACGCCGGTTGACGTGCGTTTTCTCGAGGGGCGGCGTCATATACGTGTGGATGTGCCGGCGCCGGAGGGTCTTTCCTTTGGCTACTATGATATGACGGTTCGTGGGGACGGGCTTGTCGGAGGAGGACTCGCCACTGCTCGTCTGATTGTTGCGCCCCGCCATTGTTATCTTCCCCTGATCTTCGAGGGGCACTTTCGGGTCTGGGGACTGGCCCTGCAACTCTATTCACTCTCGTCCGATCGTAACTGGGGGTGCGGCGATTTTACCGACCTTGGCAAGATTATCTCGTGGGCTGGTGAAACTCTCGGCGCCAGCGTGATTGGGCTCAATCCCCTCCATGCCTTGCGCAATAGGGCCCCTCATCACATCAGCCCATACTCCCCGGTCAGCCGATTGTATCTCAATGACCTCTATATCGACCTTGAGCGACTGCCGGAATTTTGGGGATCCGACGAGGCGCAACGGCGATACCAATCGCCGGAGTTCCAAGCCAAGCTGAAGACGTGGCGCGAGGATCGACGTGTTGATTACGAAGCGATCGCGGCGGCGAAACGCTCGATGCTGGACCTCGCGTATCGACAATTTTTAAAGGAGGGCTATACCGGAGAGGAGCCGGATCTTAAACCGCAGACCCCGCGGGCCTGGTTGTTGGAGCGGTTCATCCAGGCCGAGGGAGAGCCGCTCGAACTGTTTGCGACATTCCAAACGATCGAAGAAGAACGTCGCATGCTGCGCGCGCCGTCGAGCGTGTGGCCCGACTGGCCGAAACAATTGCTGTCTCCCGGCGTCGCGGTGCGCGAGTACGGACGCCGCCATCGGAAGCGGGTCCGCTTCCACCAATATGTCCAGTGGGTCGCCGCCGAGCAGCTGGGTGAGTTGAAACGACAGACGGGACAAATTCCGATGCCGGTCGGGTTGTATCACGATCTGGCGCTCGGAACCGACCGCACGGGAGCTGATGTCTGGATGTATCAACAGATCTTTGCCTTAGGGGCCGACTGTGGGGCTCCACCGGATGCGTTGGGGCCGGAAGGGCAAAATTGGGGATTGCCGCCAATTGATCCACATCGCTTGCGTGCGACTCGGTACGACATGTTTATCCGGATACTACGGAATAATCTCCGATTCGGCGGGGCGATCCGTCTCGACCACGTGATGGCGTTGTTCCGCCTGTTCTGGATTCCGAGAGGTCAGCCGGCGCGGACCGGGGCCTATGTCCACTATCCCTTCGAGGAATTGCTGGCGATCGTGGCCTTGGAAAGTGTCCGGGCCAAAGCCGTCGTGATCGGTGAGGACTTGGGCACCGTGCCCGATTGGATTCGCGAGCATCTGGCTCACGCCAAGATTCTGTCCTATTGCGTCTTCTACTTCGAGCAGTCGTGGGACGGTTCTTGGAAGACCCCTGCCCAATATCCTGCTCAAGCGCTGGCGGTGGTGGGGACTCACGATCTCCCAACGTTGACCGGTTATTGGTCCGGCGAGGATCTCCGAGTCCGCGCGGGACTGGGAGCCTTTGCCGATGAGGCGGCGCGCCGGAAAGCTTGGGAGGAGCGTGATCGCGAAAAGACCATAATTCTCGGTGCGCTCAAGCGAGAGGGGCTGCTTCCTGACGGGATGACTGAGAATGGTGCGACGGTTCCGATGATGACTCCGGAGCTTTGCCGGGCGATTCACACGTATCTTGCGAAGACGCCGTCCTGGATCGTTATTGCGAATCTCGAAGACGCATTCGGCGATCTCTCGCAAACCAATGTGCCGGGGACCGTGGAAAGCCATCCCAATTGGTCGCGGAAATACAGTATTCAGGTTGGTGAATTGGTTCGCGACGATCAGCTCGGCCAGTTGGGAGATGCCTTGCGTTCAGTGCGCCCTCTCATGTAA
- a CDS encoding DUF72 domain-containing protein, whose product MTVHPRARFGTSSWAYEGWQGLVYQRTYPKSRFSSETLAEYASYAVEGRPLFQTVGIDHSFYRPAGAKQLAHYADQVPKDFRFCSKVWEQLTVPIYANLPRYGSKAGKANPRFLDAGAFQDLVLAPAQEGLGSKLGPFIFEFQRWGLEPASLLKALDDFLGKLPSGPQYATEVRNPALLGPRYRDMLRTHGVAHVYNHWTSMPPLSDQHRLFEDRFTAPFVVIRLLTPLGLAYEKAVERYKPYDRIVAEQPRMRQDTIALVQHAMASGTSPYVLVNNRAEGCAPLTVQALTAALQR is encoded by the coding sequence ATGACAGTCCACCCCCGTGCGCGCTTCGGCACCAGCTCATGGGCCTATGAAGGATGGCAAGGATTGGTCTATCAACGAACCTATCCGAAAAGTCGCTTCAGCTCCGAGACGCTCGCCGAGTATGCGAGCTACGCAGTCGAAGGCCGACCATTGTTTCAAACCGTCGGCATCGATCATTCCTTCTATCGACCGGCTGGAGCGAAGCAGCTGGCCCATTACGCCGACCAAGTCCCTAAAGACTTTCGCTTCTGTTCCAAGGTGTGGGAGCAGCTGACCGTTCCGATCTACGCAAATCTTCCCCGCTACGGCAGCAAGGCCGGGAAAGCCAATCCGAGATTTCTGGATGCCGGCGCGTTCCAGGATCTCGTACTCGCGCCGGCGCAAGAAGGTCTGGGATCGAAGCTCGGTCCCTTCATCTTTGAATTCCAGCGATGGGGCTTGGAGCCGGCCTCGCTTCTGAAGGCGCTCGATGATTTTCTCGGGAAACTCCCATCCGGTCCGCAGTATGCGACAGAAGTTCGCAACCCCGCGCTGTTGGGGCCGCGCTATCGGGACATGCTACGAACCCATGGCGTCGCCCACGTCTATAATCATTGGACTTCGATGCCTCCCCTATCCGATCAACATCGTCTATTCGAGGACCGCTTCACGGCTCCTTTCGTTGTCATTCGGCTCCTCACGCCCCTCGGCCTTGCCTACGAAAAGGCCGTGGAGCGATATAAACCCTACGACCGGATCGTCGCCGAACAACCTCGTATGAGACAAGACACGATCGCCCTGGTTCAGCACGCGATGGCATCAGGTACCTCGCCCTATGTCCTCGTCAACAATCGCGCAGAAGGTTGTGCCCCGCTGACCGTCCAAGCCCTCACCGCCGCACTCCAAAGATAA
- a CDS encoding S8 family serine peptidase, with translation MATTRPNPKSQQNHGHEKPTWPVGYTPRIVVKFKDEAAQKFQIPYDERVERSPDQYLGPNWSQLAAHFPGITLQRLITSLTPDRIRGLVERGQRRRPDYTFPNFSTYFAFQCPSNVDPYSVLEAVKSWQIVELAYVESPPLPPPNLTLNPLENPSMSGQQTYLCAAPRGIDAQYAWTFTGGDGGGSSVGLQFIDMEQGWILDHQDLPSGIQIICGYNRLFFGHGTGTLGIVLAVPNNVETAGTTSINTKVGVTPNVSTNMVTSMWPDATSQYVNRVNAILAAVAAAKPGDVILLEDHVWAYGSYSGIPSGTGWYRVPIEVEDANWNAIKMATANDIIVIEAAGNGGIDLDLFTPAGTYYSAQENSNVTTSNWGKDSGAIMVAAADSSTHSRGLDSNYGSKVTCWAWDNNVWTTGYDDDYPPPADVSTSDFAFSGTSGAAAIVAGASMAIQGIAQAHKKGDLSNYRFSPDALRQFLIDPSHIYNGTPSKPGPSSPGGAADKIGLMPNLRGIINQGLGLKHPVWDISEIVGSLPNEPMAPP, from the coding sequence ATGGCTACGACCCGGCCAAACCCCAAGAGCCAGCAAAATCACGGCCACGAAAAACCAACTTGGCCTGTCGGCTATACGCCGCGTATCGTTGTGAAATTTAAAGATGAGGCGGCTCAGAAGTTTCAGATACCGTATGACGAAAGGGTAGAGCGATCTCCGGATCAATATCTGGGTCCAAATTGGAGCCAACTCGCAGCACATTTCCCAGGCATTACACTTCAGAGGCTTATCACCTCACTAACTCCAGATCGAATCCGTGGGTTGGTTGAACGGGGTCAAAGAAGAAGGCCTGATTACACGTTCCCAAATTTCTCGACCTACTTTGCATTCCAGTGTCCCTCAAACGTCGATCCCTATTCGGTCTTAGAAGCGGTGAAGTCCTGGCAAATCGTTGAGCTTGCTTATGTCGAAAGCCCGCCCTTACCTCCTCCTAACCTCACTCTCAATCCGTTGGAAAACCCTAGTATGTCCGGACAACAGACATACCTCTGCGCGGCTCCCAGAGGGATTGACGCACAATATGCATGGACATTCACTGGAGGCGACGGGGGCGGCTCTTCCGTCGGTCTCCAATTTATCGATATGGAGCAAGGGTGGATTCTGGACCATCAGGACTTGCCATCAGGAATTCAGATCATTTGCGGCTACAACCGGCTATTCTTTGGTCACGGGACCGGTACTCTCGGTATCGTACTTGCGGTGCCCAACAATGTGGAAACAGCTGGAACGACGTCTATAAATACCAAGGTTGGGGTCACTCCCAATGTAAGCACAAACATGGTGACGTCTATGTGGCCGGACGCGACTAGCCAATACGTCAATAGGGTTAATGCCATTTTGGCGGCCGTCGCGGCGGCAAAGCCTGGCGATGTGATTCTGCTGGAGGACCACGTCTGGGCATATGGGTCGTATAGTGGCATCCCGAGTGGCACAGGGTGGTATCGCGTACCAATAGAAGTGGAGGATGCAAACTGGAACGCGATTAAAATGGCTACCGCAAATGACATTATAGTTATCGAGGCAGCAGGCAATGGAGGTATTGACCTCGACCTATTCACCCCCGCTGGCACTTACTACTCGGCGCAGGAGAACTCTAATGTAACCACTTCCAACTGGGGAAAGGATTCCGGAGCCATCATGGTTGCGGCAGCTGACTCATCTACCCATAGCCGAGGGTTAGACAGCAACTATGGAAGCAAGGTGACCTGCTGGGCGTGGGACAACAACGTCTGGACCACTGGATATGATGATGATTACCCACCGCCGGCTGATGTTAGCACGAGCGATTTCGCTTTCTCGGGAACGTCCGGAGCTGCCGCCATTGTTGCAGGAGCTTCGATGGCGATTCAGGGAATCGCGCAGGCACACAAAAAAGGCGATCTATCAAACTACCGCTTCTCGCCGGACGCCTTGCGTCAATTCCTCATAGATCCATCCCACATCTACAACGGGACGCCCTCCAAGCCGGGACCTTCGTCACCGGGGGGAGCTGCCGATAAGATCGGCTTGATGCCAAATTTGAGAGGAATCATTAATCAAGGATTAGGCCTTAAGCATCCTGTCTGGGATATTTCAGAGATAGTAGGGTCCCTTCCCAACGAACCTATGGCTCCCCCCTGA